Proteins encoded in a region of the Vicia villosa cultivar HV-30 ecotype Madison, WI linkage group LG5, Vvil1.0, whole genome shotgun sequence genome:
- the LOC131602411 gene encoding early nodulin-like protein 9, translated as MATFIFRSNKMVHALTWFCLMLMSHNCASYEFIVGGQKGWSVQGDSNYNPFNQWAEKSRFQVGDSLVFNYQTGKDSVFYVKSEDYASCNTASPYAEFSDGHTVFKFNQSGPHFFISGNKDNCVKNEKVKIIVLSDRSKSNSGSSSNTNQTSNASPPSPQSSSPPSPAPSKPDGQSPSPDTNQTPSSDHCHPLRNAASSVFFSFAGSVGTFMASVLILSKYI; from the exons ATGGCTACCTTCATTTTCAGGTCTAACAAAATGGTCCATGCCTTGACCTGGTTTTGTCTCATGCTAATGAGTCATAATTGTGCTTCCTATGAGTTCATAGTTGGTGGCCAAAAGGGTTGGAGTGTTCAAGGTGATTCCAATTACAATCCTTTCAATCAGTGGGCTGAAAAGAGCCGTTTTCAAGTCGGAGACTCCCTAG TGTTCAACTACCAAACTGGCAAAGACTCAGTGTTTTATGTAAAGAGTGAAGACTATGCAAGTTGCAACACTGCTTCACCTTATGCAGAATTCTCTGATGGTCACACAGTcttcaaattcaaccaatcaggCCCTCATTTCTTCATCAGTGGAAACAAAGACAACTGTGtcaaaaatgaaaaagtaaaaatcATTGTTCTATCTGACAGAAGCAAAAGCAACAGCGGCAGTTCATCAAACACTAATCAAACAAGCAATGCTTCTCCACCTTCACCACAATCATCATCGCCTCCTTCACCAGCGCCTTCTAAGCCGGATGGTCAATCTCCATCTCCAGATACAAACCAAACACCATCTAGTGATCATTGTCATCCTCTTCGTAATGCCGCTTCTTCGGTCTTTTTCAGTTTTGCTGGTTCTGTGGGAACATTCATGGCTTCGGTTCTTATTTTATCTAAGTATATTTAG